The following coding sequences lie in one Desmodus rotundus isolate HL8 chromosome 1, HLdesRot8A.1, whole genome shotgun sequence genomic window:
- the LOC112298388 gene encoding transmembrane protein 186 isoform X2, which produces MRLPVPAVWGRPLHGLQCCNGQDFRRWMGTGSPTLKEKSPGTETEKFQIIYRCDAIRIFRYMSRLKVAQTALTVVALPPGFYWYSQGLMTLNSLCLVGGIAGFALAMLCWMSYFFRRLVGILYVNESGTVLRVAHLTFWGWRQDTYCPVADVIPMTETQDRPQELFVRIKQYSGKQTFYLTLRYGRIVDRERFTQVFGVLDTLK; this is translated from the coding sequence ATGCGGTTGCCAGTGCCAGCTGTGTGGGGAAGGCCTCTCCACGGGCTGCAGTGCTGCAATGGGCAGGATTTTAGGAGGTGGATGGGGACTGGGTCACCCACCTTGAAAGAGAAATCACcaggcacagagacagagaaattcCAGATAATCTACCGGTGTGATGCCATCAGAATCTTCAGGTACATGTCTCGGCTGAAGGTGGCACAGACGGCCCTGACGGTGGTGGCTCTGCCGCCTGGCTTTTACTGGTACTCCCAGGGCCTTATGACTTTGAACTCCCTGTGCCTTGTGGGTGGGATAGCTGGGTTCGCCCTGGCCATGCTGTGCTGGATGAGCTATTTCTTCCGGAGGCTAGTGGGTATCCTATATGTGAATGAGTCAGGCACCGTGCTGCGGGTGGCCCACCTGACCTTCTGGGGCTGGCGGCAGGACACATACTGCCCGGTGGCCGACGTGATCCCTATGACGGAAACTCAGGACCGGCCGCAGGAACTTTTCGTACGGATCAAGCAGTACAGTGGGAAGCAGACCTTCTACCTCACCCTGCGCTATGGACGCATCGTGGACAGAGAGCGTTTCACACAGGTGTTTGGGGTGCTGGACACGCTTAAGTGA
- the LOC112298388 gene encoding transmembrane protein 186 isoform X1, whose product MAAVLRAVMRLPVPAVWGRPLHGLQCCNGQDFRRWMGTGSPTLKEKSPGTETEKFQIIYRCDAIRIFRYMSRLKVAQTALTVVALPPGFYWYSQGLMTLNSLCLVGGIAGFALAMLCWMSYFFRRLVGILYVNESGTVLRVAHLTFWGWRQDTYCPVADVIPMTETQDRPQELFVRIKQYSGKQTFYLTLRYGRIVDRERFTQVFGVLDTLK is encoded by the exons ATG GCTGCTGTCCTGCGAGCTGTGATGCGGTTGCCAGTGCCAGCTGTGTGGGGAAGGCCTCTCCACGGGCTGCAGTGCTGCAATGGGCAGGATTTTAGGAGGTGGATGGGGACTGGGTCACCCACCTTGAAAGAGAAATCACcaggcacagagacagagaaattcCAGATAATCTACCGGTGTGATGCCATCAGAATCTTCAGGTACATGTCTCGGCTGAAGGTGGCACAGACGGCCCTGACGGTGGTGGCTCTGCCGCCTGGCTTTTACTGGTACTCCCAGGGCCTTATGACTTTGAACTCCCTGTGCCTTGTGGGTGGGATAGCTGGGTTCGCCCTGGCCATGCTGTGCTGGATGAGCTATTTCTTCCGGAGGCTAGTGGGTATCCTATATGTGAATGAGTCAGGCACCGTGCTGCGGGTGGCCCACCTGACCTTCTGGGGCTGGCGGCAGGACACATACTGCCCGGTGGCCGACGTGATCCCTATGACGGAAACTCAGGACCGGCCGCAGGAACTTTTCGTACGGATCAAGCAGTACAGTGGGAAGCAGACCTTCTACCTCACCCTGCGCTATGGACGCATCGTGGACAGAGAGCGTTTCACACAGGTGTTTGGGGTGCTGGACACGCTTAAGTGA